The Phycisphaeraceae bacterium genome has a window encoding:
- a CDS encoding thioredoxin family protein: MPATPSTMLALGTPMPAFSLPDPTGRMHSHTQVRGPRGTVVMFICNHCPFVKHLRDAIASVAREYGPKGVGFVGINSNDASTHPDDSPAKMLEEARAAGYIFPYLVDASQQVAAAFHAACTPDFFVFDGSDRLVYRGQFDDSRPKNGLPVTGADLRAALEALIAGRPVSRDQKPSIGCNIKWKPGNEPAYARPT; the protein is encoded by the coding sequence ATGCCAGCCACACCGTCCACCATGCTCGCGCTGGGTACGCCCATGCCCGCGTTCTCACTACCCGACCCCACCGGCAGGATGCATTCGCACACGCAAGTTCGAGGCCCAAGGGGCACGGTGGTGATGTTCATCTGCAATCACTGCCCGTTCGTCAAGCACCTGCGCGACGCCATCGCCTCGGTCGCCCGCGAGTATGGGCCAAAGGGCGTCGGATTCGTCGGCATCAACAGCAACGATGCCTCGACGCACCCGGACGACAGCCCGGCGAAGATGCTTGAAGAGGCGCGGGCCGCGGGATACATCTTCCCGTACCTTGTCGACGCCTCGCAGCAGGTCGCGGCCGCGTTTCACGCCGCCTGCACCCCGGACTTCTTCGTGTTCGATGGGTCGGATCGGCTGGTCTACCGCGGGCAGTTCGATGACAGCCGGCCGAAGAACGGGCTGCCCGTCACGGGCGCGGACCTGCGCGCTGCGCTGGAAGCGCTGATCGCGGGGCGACCCGTGAGCAGGGATCAGAAGCCCAGCATCGGCTGCAACATCAAGTGGAAGCCGGGCAACGAGCCGGCGTACGCGCGTCCCACGTGA
- a CDS encoding NADH-quinone oxidoreductase subunit C — MTTKTPTLDHPALPRVKQAFPQAKLRATEFRGQTTLIVEPRDAHAILRFLRDDPACDFNMLTDVTAVDYLGYPAKTIGRFAVVWLLNSHRHDQRLTVKTFLDPSIDTTGIEPDPALIVDSVCDLWPGAEWREREAYDMFGIRFRNHPDLRRILMWKDFPAHPLRKDYPLRGRGERESYNIIGRDAS; from the coding sequence ATGACCACCAAGACGCCAACGCTCGACCATCCCGCCCTGCCGCGAGTGAAGCAGGCGTTCCCTCAGGCGAAACTCCGGGCGACGGAGTTTCGCGGCCAGACCACGCTCATTGTCGAACCGAGGGACGCCCACGCCATCCTGCGCTTCCTGCGCGATGACCCGGCGTGCGACTTCAACATGCTCACGGACGTGACCGCGGTGGACTACCTCGGCTACCCGGCGAAGACCATTGGCCGCTTCGCGGTTGTGTGGCTCTTGAACAGCCACAGGCACGATCAGCGGCTGACTGTCAAGACGTTTCTCGACCCGTCCATCGACACCACGGGCATCGAGCCGGACCCCGCGCTCATCGTCGACTCCGTCTGCGACCTGTGGCCCGGCGCGGAGTGGCGCGAGCGAGAAGCGTACGACATGTTCGGCATCCGCTTCCGCAACCACCCGGACCTGCGCCGGATTCTGATGTGGAAGGACTTCCCCGCCCACCCTCTGCGTAAGGACTACCCGCTGCGCGGCCGGGGCGAGCGAGAGTCATACAACATCATCGGGCGCGATGCCTCGTGA